attattaaatatataaaaatatacttataagtaatattacatatatgtatgaatattttatattaacaattttttttacataaatattcatataaaacaaattagatatgtttaatatatatgtatatatatatatatatatatatatatatatatatatatatatatatatatatatatatatatatatatatatatatatgcacatataactatataaataaaaatcattttcaaatatatatacaaattaaataaatgatatataaagttataacatggaattgttcgattatgattataagttttaatatatataaatgatataggttcatgaatccgaggtcaaccctacagttgttcaatttagtcatatgtatttttactacaaaatacattaggtgagtttcatttgctcccgttttactcattatatttttgggctgagaatacatgcaaatgctttattaactgttttacaatatttatatgcgtgagtttcatttgctccctttactctttacatttttgggactgagaatgtatgcgcaatttttataaatgatttacaaaatagacacaagtacgtgaaactacattctatggttgaattatcgaaatcgaatatgccctttttattaagtctggtaatctaagaattagggaacagacaccctaattgacgcgaatcctaaagatagatctattgggcctaacaaaccccatccaaagtaccggatgctttagtacttcgaaatttatatcatgtccgaaggaggatcccggaatgataggggatattcttatatgtatctagttaatgtcggttaccaggtgttcaccatatgaatgattatttttgtctctatgcatgggacgtatatttatgagaactggaaatgaaattcttgtggtctattaaaatgatggaaataaatgattatgataaactaatgaactcaccaaccttttggttgacactttaaagcatgtttattctcaggtgttaaagaaatcttccgctgtgcatttgctcattttaaagatattacttggagtctttcatagcatatttcgaagaacgttgcattcgagtcattgagttcatcaaagattattattaaatcaatttatagttggatagtggatattatgaaatggtatgcatgcctatcaattttcgatataaagaaagtttgtcttttaaaaatgaatgcaatgtttgtaaaatgtatcatatagaggtcaaataactcgcaatgtaatcaactattgtgaatcatttataatgtatatgaacgggtcctttcaatatcttTTTTCTCCCATAGATAAAACGGATAAAACTACAAAatttagtaaaatgagaaaaggcaAATCATATTTACCTAAGTTATAGTACCTAAGTTATAGGTATATACTTAAGATCATATATAAAGTCTCACTTATCACTCTACCCAGCTCACCCTTAGGCCAACTTTGAACCGTTTGTGCTATAGAATATTTTATCTGTTTAATGTTCTATATTTATTATCATCATACACAATCACTTCAAGTTATTTTGATAACTCTTGTAGAGCCCCTGAACTAGTGGCAAAACTTAAACCCAAATATAGATGAGGCtagtgtaaaaatttaataaatttttcaaagTCGGaaggggtaaacactaaaaaaaaatcttatttttggtaaaaaaaaaatttttggtaAAAAAATTTTTTCCGTTAAATTCAGATGGGGCGGATACCCCTTTGTGATATACTAAGTTTCGCCACTACCCTGAACAGTTACTTATTGCTTTTATTTTGgcgaaaataaataaaaagttcTATAACAATCAAGAAAACTTCATCTGCAAAAGGAAGCTCCAAACAACATACAAACTAAAAGCAATAGTATGTATAAATGTATAATCAATAGTTACTTACTGCTACATAGAGTTCAGCAGTAACATATATTTATACTTGCATGAAATGAATCTATGATACACATAAATTTAATATTCGGTGACTGGTTCTTTACGTTCGTTAAATCATGATTGCACTTGAGTTGGTCATTCCAACACGAGAACAATTTGAGACCCGATTTAGTTTTTCTTTTGAATCTGTCGGTAGGCAAAGCACGTGTGATGACAGTCTCTTAAAAAGTTAATCTTGGACATGAAAAGCAAGCAGTCAATAGTACTTAATGTTGTTCCTTACTTTTCATAGTCCTACAACATCTATTGCAAAATGATACTCCAATTGTAGAAAGTTATGGGATGTGAGCAGCAGGCAATAACTGGTTGGGGAATCGTAATTTTATAAACAATTTATCGTGAAATGGTAATGATAATTACCACACCTTATTTGTATCCCTTTTATTGTTgtgtaactagtgaaatgacccgtaaaatcacggatttgtttaaacgaaacagtttaatgatatgttttaggtattaaatgaacgtaaatgttaaggtcatttagtttaatgacccgtgaatccacagagtccgactaagaagaAACTCGTCagttgaacatttcatcaaacacttaaaatgcatattaaacaatccacatccaatcataagagataatatttgttttcattttattttaaaagtgtaaactaaaatataaatttaaaattgatttTTTTCTGtttaacttttataccttctcgtactcaattcgaaataattaaataaaataattcaaaattatttaattttaataattaaaataattattaataagatttaataataataattaattaataagattaaattttaattttaatctattTAAATTAATGATATCAACCAtgcttatatttttttcttttgtttttcgatTTTTGTTTAACAAaggaattagtctaataatgacatcatcataagATAAGTTTTTTAAATGTCATTATTATACTTTATACTGTTAGACATAGTGAATTACAAAATTGTTTTCCACTTAATTATATGCCAATCACAACAAGACCAAGAGCGTGAACCATCTATCAAAATTTCCCCAGCTTTTAATCATAAGGGCCATAGTGGAGACTTAAACAACCTTATAACTCGCATTAAAACATTATACTAATGTTAAATAAAGAACATATGATATAATATTTCTAGAGTTCTTCAGTGAAATGGTAAAAGCAATAAACAAAATTAAAAGGACAACGCCTACTTAGTTGCACAATATAACTTGGTAAGCGACTGTTATATTCAAGCAGCTGCAACCTTTTGAGACTTGTTGTTACGATTtccagaattattattattatctcttgaGCGATTATGCTTCCCATTAAATTGCCGTCCACCTCTGTTATTCTTTCCTCCTCCCCTGAAcaagtccaaaaaaaaaaaatgattgattGAACTTGCAGATGTGTACTTCAAACATGCTAAAaaaatataacaaaaaaaaaaaaaaaaaaaagtgggcATGCAAACATTGTAAAATGAAAAACATAGGGTGCGTTTAATAAAAGTGAATGATTTAGCGCTaaatggttcataatctgaatgattcgAAGTCTCTGAATAAACttggttctgaatgaaaataagttgtttgataatcatttagaatgaacgacataaattgggtaaaaattaccttattaaacgttaaatgaataaaaaattcaatataaTTGTTTGTTAGGTGTTCTGGATTTGGTTTGAAGAGGATATAACAGAAAATTTAGACTCTTAATCattaagagagtgtttcaactctgaatggttcaacactgaatATTGAACCATATAGCATCATACGTCATTCAGAGGTCAGAGGTCAGAAACACACGTGCAGGTGCTGAATGctaaatggttcagcattcagcgtactgaaccattcaattaagaggtaaacaaacacacCCATAATGTACTCAAATAAAACAGTAATATGTAAACATGTACTAATAAATACTAACCTGCTCCAATTGCCTTTGTTTCCTCTAAATTTCTCTTGGCTACGGAGCATGTTCCAGTACTCCTTTTCCGCTTCACCTGAAAACACAACATAATTTAACAGCTCGATAAAAATTGTAAATTATTACCTGCAATAAACTCGTAATTAGACCGCAATGTAAAGAAAGTATTACTACCTGTTACTGGATCAAGAATGGCAACATAGTTTTTCACAATCAGACCACCTTCGTCAGTAAGTGCACCAGCAGTACGTGCTTTTTGTGCGCCATCTGCTTCTTCAAAACGAATGTAGCCTGATTCCTCACCCATCTTGAAATCAATATACTGAAGCGGCCCACAAGATTATATTTTAAATTAGTAACCAGTGATACAACTTTTTTTGATCTTCACAAAATTACCATGTACAGTAATTCATATCGTAATATTAAGAAACCAATAACAAAATGCATGAATAAGGTAAAGTTGTCTTTAAACTATTTCTCTACAAATAGATTAACAAGCAGTGTGTAAACGGGGCAGTCTTGACCGGCTAGTCGGTTTGACTAGCCCGTCCCGTTTCACCCAAAAACGTCTAAGTAGTCGGTCAATGCTAAAAAAATAGGTCAAAGTCAGTCAAACTCGGTCTTAGTCTCTCTTAGACAGGTATGAGTCGATCAAAGTCAAGGCTGGTAAAAGTTAGGTCAAAACTTCAATATTTCTTATACTCGAATTTTGTGCCctatacatatgtttgaaatatgtATGTTTGATATAGACATATTTATTATATGTGTAACATGTATACGTTAAAAGTTGTATGTTACTAAAAAAAGGTCAACAATAGTCAACGTCCTTCTCGACCCAAACTCGACCGACTCGTCTCCGTCTCGTGAATTTTCCCGCCTTGTCAACAAGGGAACAGATCACAATCACAATTGAATGTAAAAGTTAAGTTAAATTTACAAAAAGAATAATCACGTACCTTAACGTTACCAAATTTCTGGAAAACGCTCTTGAGATCCTCACGCAAAACAACATCCTTATTATCCTTATACATGTCTGCAGACGTTTTTTTAGTCTCCGTTTTTTCCTCGTCAATCTCCTCATCTTGTTCTGAACTAGATTTCACCTCAACCTTTGGTTCACTTTCTCCCTCAGTAACCTCAACAACCAGTTCCTGGTTATCACTTTTAGGTGTATTGCTCTTCAATTTAAACGCAACAAGCAAGCCTTTTGGGTACCTATAACATAAAAAATTACATAAATTACTCAAACCAACATATTAATTAATCATAACATTTAAAGCTCAAAAACATTAAACTACTTACTCTTCTTCCTGAGACCCATTTTTACGATTCGACAACTTTTCACGACGAATACTCTCAGCTTCTTCATCAATGGCTCTCTGCTCATCAAACTCTTTCCTATATTGGCAAAACAGTATGTGATTAAGACAATGATATAACAGTTGCACTTAATTTTTTCCATTTCATATAAACAAGAAAGTATAAAGATAAAAAATAAAAGATTAATATTAAAATGCACTATATGTATTACATACTTTGGCTTTAGTTCCAAGTCAGCACCATTAAAGACCAAACTTTGGGTCAAAATCTTAGTGGCATCTTCTTCAGATGAGAATTCAACAAGAGCTGTACCACAAAATACTCTCTTATCAGCAACATGACGAGGTAACCTCACACTATTGACCTGCGTTAGCAACAGACGAGAttcagtcaaacttggtcaaactcagGATAACTTGAAAAATCGGTCAAAGACCGGAAaatcagtcaaaattggtcaaaactcagccaaaatcggtcaaagtcaaactttgcaGAACATAACAGAACATAACTACTAATACTCACCTTTGCAGACTGTGCGAAAAAGGACTCGACCTCCTCAAGTTTTATGTCATAACAAATTGGTGACGCAGCAATTGTTCGACTATCTAACTGCTCAATTACCTCTTCTGCTTTAGGTAGTTCTGTAGTCCTTCCTACTTTCTTACCTAAAGTATCGTACACAACAAACACATTAACAATCGATAAAGAACAGTTGCTGtattaacaaaataaaaataaaatgattaccATCTTCAGAAATTTTTAAAGTGGTTGATTTAGCCTTTAGTATCTCGGCTACAGCTTCGACTGTATCTTCAGATACATCTTCAGGCTTAATGTCACCCAGTCCCAGATGAAGTCTCATTCGCGAAAATGAACATATCAATGCCAAGCTTACCACTGTTGTATTTTCAGTTAAGCAAAATTTCTAGTCTTACTTGTTTAAAATTGAAACTCATATCCACATTTAATAACAACACTACAACAGTAAACTTTTAAATGAAATTTTAAAAAGTGTGACATACATTATGAAATATGCATCAGAGGCATATGTAATGCTAAATAAATCAACTAAACCCACTGGTTGCAAGTTTCAACTCATATATAAAATCACatgacagaaaaaaaaaaaaaataaaaaaaaaaaaaaaatattagtactTTTTAAAGATGGTTTTATAGCCATTTTAGTTATCTAATGATTTTAAatcagttattattatacttatactTATAGGTAACATTTTAAggtattacatcataaaaaaaatcatCAACTCTTTTAATGACCTAATAACTTAACAAGCAATAGTTGGATGAAAATAACCATAAACAATTGATGATAAATTAATGAAGGATACTGCCATCTTCACTTTCAGAAACTGTATTCTTGAGAAAATTATCTTTTGGAAGATTACTTTCACTGAAATAGAACTCAACCTGCCATATTCCATTAATGATAATTGATTTATGTCAAAtattacatgatgatgatgattagtttaTGTAATAGAAAAATAATGGGCTTCGAGTTTAATACCTGACGGATTATTTTCTTAACGGTTTCTTCATCCAATTGAGTTGCCACCATGTTTTCGGATCGAATATGTCCGTCTACGAGAGTAAACACGCCGAAAACGGAGTATTAGGGTTTTGATGTGTGAGGACTGAAGATGTGATTGGGGACGGCTATATTCTAGGGTTTAAGACCTGTGTTTCATACTTACgctcaatttaatttaaaaaattacCACACCACCAAATATTACAATATTTAAAATtcagatatttatatttatatagatcttaataataataaataatctaaaTAATCAATTCTCTCTAAATATCGACAACTATGTCAGAGAATACGTGGCTCACTTTCCTTTTCGGTAGCTATTTACAGGAATATCTCAAATGGTTGGACATCATTTTTGAATAAATAAATGGAATGTTGAGTTTTATAGGCGTTGACAAAGTGTTAACCATGAACTGCACATGAGTTAACCTTCTACATTCCTTAGTTGTCTTGTATGAACACTTGTCCGTCGCCGACATGTGTCCTTTTTTCTTCAACTTAGTCTTCGATGTCAGTTGAATAGTACTTTTTGATGTAGACAACATGGGAAATGATATCGGctaccccggtattgaggcccaaaaacaacaaagttccaagctttatcgccaaaatactcgcttCGTCGGaagaaattgaagatcaagtgattacgaagccggtgcaaaaagaatcaaaagAATCAGAgttaaacgaagattctagagtgaaaacggtgaaagacaagaaatcaagttgcgatcaaggaaatcaagttacgatccagcaaaaaaATAGCAGACCAGGGCAGGCCATATGGCTTGCCatccggcttgccatacggccttccCCTAtgtaaaacggcctgccatacggccttggCATACGGGCACACAAAACGGCTTACCTGGTCATACGGCCTACCAGCCGTATGCCAGGATAAATTTGCTTATTGATAGGTCAAATCatggtgagattagaagatgtgatgagttagagttagactcggtaagtgaagaacagattcggtattagagagaatcggtaaaattacattccacagcttctagaactcagttacaatgcaatggctatctaattaggactacttaggttccttatgtaGCCCTCttataaggaaccttcatttaggcttatttcacattaacactatacatacttcagggtcttaacaatctcccccttagtgttaaatgtgaaaatttCAATGTAATCCTATTGAGATATTTTGAGAGGTCCAAAAGTAGCTTTCCATCTCTTGCCAGTGGGGTCAGAAAATTCAACTTGATTATCTGAAATCTTCTTTGAAGGCTTCCAGACACCTCATacctttcttggatctccctcatgtaatggatattcatccatttcttttaaATAACGTCTTTTTCTTTGACCATGAAGAATCTCACATTGTCTAGTTCGGATCCGAATTTTGAGACGATCTCTGATGTGTTTAAAGAACTCTCCAAGACTtattttcatgtcaatgtcatcaaacttgctttgacaGAACTTGAAATACTTCAGTGCGTCCTTTAGtgtaccatctgaatatttgtGTAGCTCGTTCGTTCGGATGAACACCTTTTATTTTTGtgaatttacaaatacaaacccttcgggttcgaattgcatttgaaacattttcaTATCCTCCAGTCCCTTTGTGAATTGATTCGGACACGTGATttcaaatttttttccttttagctTCAAGACCAATCTGAAAGtcctcacgtctcatcagttctattatctccatcatgtatctcttcacagcttccaaagcttgagactTAGCATACGGTCGAATTGCgagaatactgaggtagttgtagatgtgaatgatgtcaagcatgtctagattctgaaaatcagcctctgtgaacttgtactccttctcatcttctctgataacatggaactgactgatgacgtctttctttacaCTAATTtcaactccgactcgagtaatatccaGTACTTCGGTCAATCGATACTTTctctgaagccacaaatcatcttcatttcgattgatatgtttcctccacataaattcATACCAGTTTCGTTCAttagctggaagcaatcgtgaaccaatATAAGTAAATTTTTTACTTCTTGGTGTCTCATTTATGCGAAAGATCTtataagcattttcttcgatgaatgtgttccTTAACGtcatgaaatcatgttcaactctcAGTTGCAGTGGATGTTCCCGATTTTTGCAAAataaaccgttgttgaatttaaacCAGGAATTCACAGTAGAACTTGATGTAGTTGCACCTGTAGTCGAACTCTCATTTTCATTTGTTGGATTTGTTGATTCATCTGTTGGAGCATTGTCATCTTCAATATGATTAAAGATATCATCTACGTTTGGAGTTTCAT
This window of the Rutidosis leptorrhynchoides isolate AG116_Rl617_1_P2 chromosome 7, CSIRO_AGI_Rlap_v1, whole genome shotgun sequence genome carries:
- the LOC139857604 gene encoding la protein 1-like yields the protein MVATQLDEETVKKIIRQVEFYFSESNLPKDNFLKNTVSESEDGMVSLALICSFSRMRLHLGLGDIKPEDVSEDTVEAVAEILKAKSTTLKISEDGKKVGRTTELPKAEEVIEQLDSRTIAASPICYDIKLEEVESFFAQSAKVNSVRLPRHVADKRVFCGTALVEFSSEEDATKILTQSLVFNGADLELKPKKEFDEQRAIDEEAESIRREKLSNRKNGSQEEEYPKGLLVAFKLKSNTPKSDNQELVVEVTEGESEPKVEVKSSSEQDEEIDEEKTETKKTSADMYKDNKDVVLREDLKSVFQKFGNVKYIDFKMGEESGYIRFEEADGAQKARTAGALTDEGGLIVKNYVAILDPVTGEAEKEYWNMLRSQEKFRGNKGNWSRGGGKNNRGGRQFNGKHNRSRDNNNNSGNRNNKSQKVAAA